From Streptomyces sp. NBC_00683, one genomic window encodes:
- a CDS encoding ATP-dependent DNA ligase has product MLLARLAHVSIEVAATSARTRKVALLAGLFRESGPDDVPVVIPYLAGRLPQGRLGIGWSTLGDPVAPADTATLTVTDVDAELTAIGALTGPGSQAARKERLQRLLGAATADEQHFLRGLLTGEVRQGALDAVAIDALAGATGAEPAEVRRAVMLAGSLQAVARALLADGPGALPAFRLTVGRPVLPMLAHTARSVTEAIDKLGPCAVEEKLDGIRVQVHRDGERVRVHTRTLDDITDRLPELVTAVAGFGGERFILDGEAIALGPDGRPRPFQETAGRVGSRRDVATAAAEVPVVAVFFDVLSVDGRELLDLPLTERHAELAALVPEPMRVRRFLVTDPGDEEARGGAAAFFEATLAHGHEGVVVKGLTAPYSAGRRGASWLKVKPVHTLDLVVLAAEWGHGRRTGKLSNLHLGARRQDGSFAMLGKTFKGLTDKMLAWQTERLRELSTGDDGHVVTVRPELVVEIAYDGLQSSTRYPAGVTLRFARVLRYREDKSPQEADTVDTVLGRRT; this is encoded by the coding sequence ATGCTGCTCGCCCGGCTCGCCCACGTGTCCATCGAGGTCGCCGCGACGTCGGCACGGACCCGGAAGGTCGCCCTGCTCGCCGGACTGTTCCGGGAGTCCGGTCCCGACGACGTCCCCGTGGTCATCCCGTACCTCGCCGGCCGCCTCCCGCAGGGGCGGCTCGGCATCGGGTGGAGCACCCTGGGCGATCCGGTGGCGCCCGCGGACACCGCCACACTGACGGTGACGGACGTCGACGCGGAACTGACAGCGATCGGGGCTCTGACCGGTCCCGGCTCGCAGGCCGCGCGCAAGGAGCGCCTCCAGCGGCTGCTCGGCGCCGCCACCGCCGACGAACAGCACTTTCTGCGCGGGCTGCTCACCGGCGAGGTGCGCCAGGGGGCGCTCGACGCCGTAGCCATCGACGCCCTGGCCGGTGCCACCGGCGCGGAGCCCGCCGAGGTTCGCCGCGCCGTCATGCTCGCCGGATCACTGCAGGCGGTCGCCCGCGCGCTGCTCGCCGACGGCCCCGGGGCTCTCCCGGCCTTCAGGCTCACCGTCGGCCGGCCGGTCCTGCCGATGCTCGCGCACACCGCGCGCTCGGTCACCGAAGCCATCGACAAACTGGGGCCGTGCGCCGTGGAGGAAAAGCTCGACGGCATTCGCGTACAGGTGCACCGCGACGGGGAGCGGGTGCGGGTCCACACCCGCACCCTCGACGACATCACCGACCGGCTTCCCGAACTGGTCACGGCGGTGGCCGGCTTCGGCGGCGAACGGTTCATCCTCGACGGCGAGGCGATCGCTCTCGGGCCCGACGGCAGACCGCGGCCCTTCCAGGAGACAGCCGGCCGGGTCGGATCCCGGCGGGATGTCGCCACAGCGGCGGCCGAGGTCCCCGTGGTCGCCGTCTTCTTCGACGTGCTGTCCGTCGACGGACGCGAACTGCTGGATCTCCCCCTCACCGAACGGCACGCGGAGCTGGCCGCCCTGGTCCCGGAGCCGATGCGGGTGCGGCGCTTCCTCGTGACGGACCCCGGGGACGAAGAGGCCCGCGGGGGAGCGGCGGCGTTCTTCGAGGCCACCCTGGCGCACGGACACGAAGGCGTGGTGGTCAAGGGCCTGACCGCGCCCTACAGCGCGGGCCGACGGGGCGCGTCCTGGCTCAAGGTGAAGCCCGTACACACCCTCGACCTCGTGGTCCTGGCTGCCGAGTGGGGGCACGGCCGGCGTACCGGAAAACTGTCCAACCTCCACCTGGGAGCGAGGCGGCAGGACGGTTCCTTCGCGATGCTCGGCAAGACCTTCAAAGGGCTCACGGACAAGATGTTGGCCTGGCAGACCGAACGCCTCAGGGAACTGTCCACCGGCGACGACGGGCACGTCGTCACCGTGCGGCCGGAGCTCGTCGTCGAGATCGCCTACGACGGACTCCAGAGCTCCACCCGCTACCCGGCGGGAGTCACCCTGCGCTTCGCCCGGGTGCTGCGCTACCGCGAGGACAAGTCGCCGCAGGAGGCGGACACGGTCGACACGGTGCTCGGCCGCCGGACCTGA
- a CDS encoding ABC transporter ATP-binding protein, translating to MIGVAPPAYDPAAPQSATTLPVGTPLTVRSYVRSLLRRHRKPFVALIAVNAIAVIASITGPYLLGGLVEDLSNGVTDLHLERTAAVFALALVVQTVFTRTMRLRGAVLGEEMLADLREDFLVRSVGLPPGVLERAGTGDLLSRITTDIDRLANAMREAVPQLAIGVVWAGLLLGALTVTAPPLALAVLIALPVLITGCRWYFRRAPSAYRSEAAGYAAVAAMLAETVDAGRTVESHRLGAGRVALSDRRVKEWVAWERYTLFLRSVLFPVINATYVTILGAVLLLGGWFVLEGWLTVGQLTTGALLAQMMVDPIGLILRWYDELQVAQVSLARLVGVREIEPDAGDDAVGPDGREVRAAGVHFGYRAGVDVLHKVSLDVAPGTRLALVGPSGAGKSTLGRLLAGIYAPRTGEVTLGGAELSRMPAERVRTHVALVNQEHHVFVGSLRDNLLLARAGAEDAELWASLAAVDADGWAKALADGLDAEVGSGGLALTPAQAQQIALARLVLADPHTLVLDEATSLLDPRAARHLERSLARVLDGRTVIAIAHRLHTAHDADVIAVVEEGRISELGSHDELVAADGAYAALWRSWHG from the coding sequence ATGATCGGCGTCGCACCCCCCGCATACGACCCGGCCGCACCGCAGTCGGCGACGACCCTGCCGGTCGGCACACCGCTGACCGTACGGTCGTACGTGCGTTCTCTGCTTCGGCGTCACCGGAAGCCGTTCGTGGCGCTCATCGCGGTCAACGCGATCGCGGTGATCGCGTCGATCACCGGACCGTATCTCCTGGGCGGACTGGTCGAGGACCTTTCCAACGGGGTCACCGACCTCCATCTGGAGCGCACCGCCGCGGTGTTCGCCCTCGCACTGGTCGTGCAGACGGTCTTCACGCGGACGATGCGGCTGCGCGGAGCGGTGCTCGGTGAGGAGATGCTGGCCGATCTGCGCGAGGACTTCCTCGTGCGGTCGGTCGGGCTCCCGCCGGGTGTTCTGGAGCGGGCAGGCACCGGCGATCTGCTCTCCAGGATCACGACGGACATCGACCGGCTGGCGAACGCGATGCGGGAGGCCGTGCCGCAGCTGGCGATCGGTGTCGTGTGGGCAGGGCTGCTGCTCGGCGCGCTGACGGTCACCGCCCCGCCGCTCGCTCTCGCCGTGCTGATCGCGCTGCCGGTGCTGATCACCGGCTGCCGCTGGTACTTCCGGCGGGCGCCTTCCGCGTACCGCTCGGAGGCCGCCGGGTACGCGGCGGTCGCGGCGATGCTGGCCGAGACCGTGGACGCCGGCCGGACCGTGGAGTCCCACCGGCTGGGAGCGGGCAGGGTCGCGCTCTCCGACCGGCGGGTCAAGGAGTGGGTCGCGTGGGAGCGGTACACGCTGTTCCTGCGTTCGGTGCTGTTCCCCGTCATCAACGCCACGTACGTGACGATTCTCGGCGCGGTGCTGCTGCTCGGCGGCTGGTTCGTGCTGGAGGGCTGGCTCACCGTCGGGCAGCTGACGACGGGGGCGCTGCTGGCACAGATGATGGTCGACCCGATCGGCCTGATCCTGCGCTGGTACGACGAGTTGCAGGTCGCCCAGGTGTCCTTGGCGAGGCTCGTCGGCGTACGGGAGATCGAGCCGGACGCGGGCGACGACGCAGTCGGGCCGGACGGCCGCGAGGTACGGGCCGCGGGGGTGCACTTCGGTTACCGCGCCGGTGTCGACGTCCTGCACAAGGTGTCGCTGGACGTGGCCCCGGGTACGCGTCTTGCCCTGGTCGGGCCGTCCGGTGCGGGCAAGTCCACCCTGGGTCGTCTGCTGGCCGGGATCTACGCACCCCGGACCGGTGAGGTCACGCTGGGCGGGGCGGAGCTGTCCCGGATGCCGGCGGAGCGGGTACGGACCCATGTGGCTCTGGTGAACCAGGAGCACCATGTGTTCGTGGGCTCGCTCCGGGACAACCTGCTGCTGGCCCGTGCGGGCGCCGAGGACGCGGAGCTGTGGGCCTCGCTCGCGGCGGTCGACGCGGACGGCTGGGCCAAGGCCCTGGCGGACGGTCTGGACGCGGAGGTCGGCTCGGGCGGTCTGGCCCTCACCCCGGCGCAGGCGCAGCAGATCGCGCTGGCCCGGCTGGTGCTGGCGGATCCGCACACCCTGGTGCTGGACGAGGCGACGTCGCTGCTCGATCCTCGGGCGGCCCGGCACCTGGAGCGTTCACTGGCCCGGGTGCTGGACGGCCGGACGGTGATCGCGATCGCGCACCGGCTGCACACGGCGCACGACGCGGATGTGATCGCGGTCGTCGAGGAGGGCCGGATCAGCGAGCTGGGCAGCCACGACGAGCTGGTGGCGGCGGACGGCGCGTACGCGGCGCTGTGGCGGTCCTGGCACGGATGA
- a CDS encoding metal-dependent hydrolase: MMGPAHSLSGAAAWLGVGAAAAAAGHTMPWPVLVVGALICAGAALAPDLDHKSATISRAFGPISKGVCEIVDKLSYAVYKATKGAGDPRRTGGHRTLTHTWLWAVLIGGGASLAAITGGRWAVLAILFVHLVLAVEGLLWRAARMSSDVLVWLLGATSAWILAGVLDKPGNGSDWLFAEPGQEYLWLGLPIVLGSLVHCIGDALTVSGCPILWPIPLGRKRWYPLGPPKFMRFRAGSWVEIKVLMPAFMVLGGVGAAAALNFI, from the coding sequence ATGATGGGACCGGCACACTCTCTGTCAGGGGCAGCGGCCTGGCTGGGGGTGGGCGCCGCGGCCGCCGCCGCGGGTCACACGATGCCCTGGCCCGTCCTCGTCGTGGGGGCACTGATCTGCGCGGGCGCCGCGCTCGCCCCCGACCTCGACCACAAGTCCGCCACGATCTCGCGTGCCTTCGGCCCGATCTCCAAGGGCGTGTGCGAGATCGTCGACAAACTCTCGTACGCCGTCTACAAGGCGACCAAGGGAGCAGGCGACCCGCGCAGGACGGGCGGACACCGAACCCTCACCCATACCTGGCTGTGGGCGGTGCTGATCGGCGGGGGAGCCTCCCTCGCGGCGATCACCGGCGGCCGGTGGGCGGTCCTGGCGATTCTCTTCGTCCACCTCGTGCTCGCCGTCGAGGGCCTGCTGTGGCGGGCGGCGCGCATGTCCAGCGACGTCCTCGTCTGGCTGCTCGGCGCGACCAGCGCGTGGATCCTGGCCGGGGTGCTCGACAAGCCGGGCAACGGTTCGGACTGGCTGTTCGCCGAGCCCGGTCAGGAGTACCTGTGGCTTGGCCTGCCGATCGTGCTCGGGTCCCTCGTCCACTGCATCGGCGACGCGCTCACCGTCTCGGGCTGCCCGATCCTGTGGCCGATCCCGCTCGGCCGCAAGCGGTGGTACCCGCTCGGACCCCCGAAGTTCATGCGCTTCCGGGCCGGCAGCTGGGTGGAGATCAAGGTGCTGATGCCCGCGTTCATGGTGCTCGGGGGAGTGGGCGCGGCCGCGGCGCTCAACTTCATCTGA
- a CDS encoding NAD(P)/FAD-dependent oxidoreductase: protein MARPRILVVGAGFAGVECVRRLERSLTPGEADIALVTPFSYQLYLPLLPQVASGVLTPQSVAVSLRSSRRHRTRIVPGGAIGVDTKAKVCVIRKITDEIVNEPYDHLVLAAGSVTRTFDIPGLIDNARGMKTLAEAAYIRDHVISQLDLADASQDEAERESRLQFVVVGGGYAGTETAACLQRLTANAVRHYPRLDPKLIKWHLIDIAPKLMPELGDKLGRTALEILRKRGIEVSLGVSVAEAAPDKVTFTDGRVLPCRTLIWTAGVAASPLVATLDAETVRGRLAVTPEMQVPGVDGVFALGDSAAVPDLATGDGAICPPTAQHAIRQGRVLADNLIASLRGRPLQPYVHRDLGLVVDLGGRDAVSKPLGIELKGMPAQLVARGYHWSGLRTNVAKTRVLTNWMLNAIAGDDFVRTGFQARKPATLRDFEYTDAYLTPEQLRAHTASTATRG, encoded by the coding sequence GTGGCACGACCCAGGATCCTCGTTGTCGGTGCAGGCTTCGCCGGAGTCGAGTGCGTGCGCCGGCTGGAACGCAGCCTCACCCCCGGTGAGGCGGACATCGCCCTCGTCACGCCGTTCTCGTACCAGCTCTATCTTCCGCTGCTCCCGCAGGTGGCGTCCGGGGTGCTCACCCCCCAGTCGGTCGCCGTCTCCCTGCGCAGCAGCCGGCGCCACCGCACCAGGATCGTGCCGGGCGGCGCCATCGGCGTGGACACCAAGGCGAAGGTCTGCGTCATCCGCAAGATCACCGATGAGATCGTGAACGAGCCGTACGACCACCTCGTGCTGGCCGCCGGGAGCGTCACCCGGACGTTCGACATCCCCGGGCTGATCGACAACGCGCGCGGGATGAAGACGCTGGCCGAGGCCGCCTACATCCGGGACCACGTCATCTCCCAGCTCGACCTGGCCGATGCCAGCCAGGACGAGGCCGAGCGGGAGTCCCGGCTGCAGTTCGTGGTGGTGGGCGGCGGATACGCGGGCACGGAGACCGCTGCCTGCCTGCAGCGGCTCACCGCCAACGCAGTCCGGCACTACCCCCGGCTGGACCCGAAGCTGATCAAGTGGCATCTGATCGACATCGCCCCGAAGCTCATGCCGGAGCTCGGCGACAAGCTGGGGCGCACCGCGCTGGAGATCCTGCGCAAGCGCGGCATCGAGGTGTCGCTCGGTGTCTCGGTGGCCGAGGCGGCTCCGGACAAGGTGACGTTCACCGACGGACGGGTGCTGCCCTGCCGCACGCTCATCTGGACCGCCGGGGTCGCGGCCAGCCCGCTCGTCGCCACCCTCGACGCGGAGACGGTACGCGGCAGGCTCGCGGTGACGCCGGAGATGCAGGTGCCCGGCGTGGACGGGGTGTTCGCCCTCGGCGACTCGGCGGCGGTACCCGACCTGGCCACGGGCGACGGGGCGATCTGCCCTCCCACCGCGCAGCACGCCATACGGCAGGGGCGGGTGCTGGCCGACAACCTCATCGCTTCGCTGCGCGGCCGTCCGCTGCAGCCGTACGTCCACAGGGACCTCGGTCTCGTCGTGGACCTCGGCGGCCGGGACGCGGTGTCCAAGCCGCTGGGCATCGAGCTGAAGGGCATGCCCGCCCAGCTGGTGGCACGCGGCTACCACTGGTCGGGGCTGCGGACCAATGTCGCCAAGACCCGGGTCCTGACCAACTGGATGCTGAACGCGATCGCGGGTGACGACTTCGTGCGGACCGGGTTCCAGGCACGCAAGCCGGCCACCCTGCGCGACTTCGAGTACACCGACGCCTATCTCACGCCGGAACAGCTCCGCGCGCACACCGCGTCGACGGCCACCCGCGGCTGA
- a CDS encoding Gfo/Idh/MocA family protein has translation MNDDALQDQDPQNTDDGSMSRRSVLRTTAGVAGIAGAGLGLGTLGSGTAAAATAAGSPEAAPARQGRTMAGVPFDRRSTVRVGIVGLGNRGGSMIDLFLAVTGVQVVAVCDPVKAKAEQAAAKVTAAGQPAPAVYTNGEDDYENLCKRGDIDFVYVATPWDFHFEMAKTAMLNGKHVGVECPIALQLDQLWQLVDLSERTRRHCMQLENCCYGRNEMRVLRMAHAGLFGDLLHGAGAYNHDLRGLMFDPDYYEGPWRRLWHTRLRGDLYPNHGFGPVANYMDINRGDRAVSITSVGSPSRGLAEYREQHMPAGDPSWKETYIESDRTISLVQTAKGRVIRLEHDVSTPHPYSRINSLGGTKGVFEDYPTRIYLEPDHTDDQWKDFSAYADWDHWLWKEHANPPGGHGGMDYMLVFRLMQCMRLGLAPDFDVYDAATWTAPVPLSHLSIKAKGVPQQIPDFTRGEWKKARPGMDSDKPAE, from the coding sequence ATGAACGACGACGCACTACAGGACCAGGACCCGCAGAATACGGACGACGGCTCGATGAGCCGTCGTTCTGTGCTTCGTACAACAGCCGGGGTGGCCGGAATAGCCGGTGCAGGCCTCGGACTCGGAACACTCGGGAGCGGCACCGCAGCGGCCGCGACAGCGGCGGGAAGTCCCGAGGCCGCCCCCGCACGCCAGGGCCGCACCATGGCCGGGGTGCCCTTCGACCGGCGCTCCACCGTGCGGGTCGGCATCGTGGGCCTCGGCAACCGTGGCGGCAGCATGATCGATCTCTTCCTCGCCGTCACCGGAGTACAGGTCGTCGCCGTCTGCGACCCGGTGAAGGCCAAGGCGGAACAGGCGGCCGCGAAGGTGACGGCGGCGGGTCAGCCCGCGCCCGCCGTGTACACCAACGGCGAGGACGACTACGAGAACCTCTGCAAGCGCGGGGACATCGACTTCGTCTACGTAGCGACTCCCTGGGACTTCCACTTCGAGATGGCGAAGACCGCCATGCTCAACGGCAAGCATGTCGGGGTCGAGTGTCCGATCGCTCTCCAGCTCGACCAGCTCTGGCAGTTGGTCGACCTCTCCGAGCGGACCCGGCGGCACTGCATGCAGCTGGAGAACTGCTGCTACGGCCGCAACGAGATGCGGGTGCTGCGGATGGCGCACGCCGGTCTCTTCGGCGACCTGCTGCACGGCGCGGGCGCGTACAACCACGATCTGCGGGGGCTGATGTTCGACCCCGACTACTACGAGGGTCCGTGGCGCCGCCTGTGGCACACCCGGCTGCGCGGCGATCTGTATCCCAACCACGGATTCGGGCCGGTCGCCAACTACATGGACATCAACCGCGGCGACCGCGCGGTGAGCATCACCAGCGTCGGCTCCCCCTCACGCGGTCTCGCCGAGTACCGCGAGCAGCACATGCCCGCCGGTGACCCGAGCTGGAAGGAGACCTACATCGAGAGCGACCGGACGATCAGTCTCGTCCAGACGGCGAAGGGCCGGGTGATCCGACTGGAGCACGACGTGTCGACACCCCACCCGTACTCACGCATCAACAGCCTCGGTGGCACCAAGGGCGTCTTCGAGGACTACCCGACGCGCATCTATCTCGAGCCCGACCACACCGACGACCAGTGGAAGGACTTCTCCGCGTACGCCGACTGGGACCACTGGCTGTGGAAGGAGCACGCCAATCCGCCCGGTGGTCACGGTGGAATGGACTACATGCTGGTGTTCCGTCTGATGCAGTGCATGCGGCTCGGACTCGCGCCCGACTTCGACGTGTACGACGCGGCCACCTGGACCGCGCCGGTTCCGCTGAGCCACCTCTCCATCAAGGCCAAGGGAGTTCCGCAGCAGATCCCGGACTTCACCCGCGGTGAATGGAAGAAGGCCCGTCCGGGCATGGACTCCGACAAGCCCGCGGAGTAG
- a CDS encoding ABC transporter ATP-binding protein, which translates to MQIRDLPYSDPGDPDVRSGPRFLFWLGRSQLTGQLKSLSWGLLHQCAIAGLPLAVGVAVQAVVERSGRGLALAGALIVALGILIAVGDTMLHRTAVTNWITAAARVQQLLARKTAELGSALTRRVAAGEVVAVSTGDVEKIGWFVEALSRFAAAATALVLISFGLIVYLPSLGVLVAIAMPVLALTVLPLLPRATRRADLQREKAGKATELASDTVAGLRVLRGIGGEELFLTRYRRASQEVRKAAVRSARMWALISAIQVLLPGILLISLVWYGAALARDGRIDVGQLVTVYSAATLMLFPLRHFEEIAMAYSFSRPSAQRAVRVLSLRRSAQPSTLDAMSPEGDLYDPVSGLMAPRGLFTAVVCGDPDEAGRLAERLGGHAETDDASDPEPSVLLGGVALDELPLDSARAAVLVQDKDPVLLSGTLRELLDVPSSGRVTAEDALAAAHCGDVLDALAQASVDTDGDPMRTRITERGRSLSGGQRQRLALARSLVTDPEALVLDEPTSAVDSHTEARVAAGIKQLRTGRTTVAFASSPLLLDLADRVVLVHSGTVVAVGAHRELLRDEPRYRAVVTRETDAEIATPVVQDGLAGIGASKSAETIEEFEERA; encoded by the coding sequence ATGCAGATTCGCGATCTTCCGTACTCGGATCCCGGCGACCCCGATGTCCGTTCAGGCCCACGCTTTCTGTTCTGGCTCGGGCGCAGCCAACTCACCGGCCAGCTCAAATCCCTCTCCTGGGGGCTGCTGCACCAGTGCGCGATCGCCGGGCTGCCGCTCGCCGTGGGAGTCGCGGTCCAGGCCGTCGTCGAACGCTCCGGCCGCGGCCTCGCGCTGGCCGGAGCACTCATCGTGGCCCTCGGCATCCTCATCGCCGTGGGCGACACCATGCTCCACCGCACAGCTGTCACCAACTGGATCACCGCGGCGGCCAGGGTCCAGCAGCTGCTGGCCCGTAAGACCGCCGAGCTCGGGTCGGCGCTGACCCGGCGGGTCGCGGCGGGAGAAGTCGTCGCCGTCTCCACCGGGGACGTCGAGAAGATCGGCTGGTTCGTCGAGGCGCTGTCGCGCTTCGCCGCCGCCGCCACCGCCCTCGTGCTCATCAGCTTCGGACTCATCGTCTACCTGCCCTCGCTGGGCGTGCTGGTCGCGATCGCCATGCCTGTCCTGGCACTCACTGTGCTGCCACTGCTCCCCCGCGCCACCCGGCGGGCGGATCTCCAGCGTGAGAAGGCGGGCAAGGCGACCGAACTGGCCTCCGACACCGTCGCCGGCCTGCGGGTGCTGCGTGGCATCGGCGGCGAGGAACTCTTCCTGACCCGTTACCGGCGTGCCTCGCAGGAAGTCCGCAAGGCCGCCGTGCGCAGTGCGCGGATGTGGGCGCTGATCTCGGCGATCCAGGTGCTGCTGCCCGGAATCCTGCTCATCTCGCTGGTCTGGTACGGGGCGGCGCTGGCCCGGGACGGCCGGATCGACGTCGGCCAGCTGGTCACCGTGTACAGCGCGGCGACGCTGATGCTCTTCCCCCTGCGGCACTTCGAGGAGATCGCCATGGCGTACTCGTTCTCGCGGCCGTCGGCACAGCGCGCGGTCCGGGTCCTGTCGCTGCGGCGCAGTGCGCAGCCCTCGACGCTCGACGCGATGTCACCCGAGGGCGATCTGTACGACCCGGTGAGCGGGCTGATGGCGCCGCGCGGCCTGTTCACGGCCGTTGTCTGCGGCGATCCCGACGAGGCGGGCCGGCTGGCCGAGCGGCTCGGCGGGCACGCGGAGACGGACGACGCCTCGGACCCGGAGCCCTCGGTGCTCCTGGGCGGTGTGGCTCTGGACGAGCTGCCGCTCGACTCGGCGAGGGCCGCGGTGCTGGTGCAGGACAAGGATCCGGTGCTGCTCTCGGGGACGCTGCGTGAGCTGCTTGACGTGCCGTCGTCGGGCAGGGTCACCGCAGAGGACGCGCTCGCGGCAGCTCACTGCGGTGACGTGCTGGACGCTCTGGCCCAGGCGTCCGTCGACACGGACGGCGACCCGATGCGCACCCGGATCACCGAACGCGGCCGGTCACTGTCGGGTGGTCAGCGCCAGCGGCTCGCGCTGGCCCGCTCCCTGGTCACCGACCCGGAGGCACTCGTGCTCGACGAGCCGACGTCCGCCGTCGACTCGCACACGGAGGCCCGGGTCGCCGCCGGTATCAAGCAACTGCGCACGGGTCGTACGACAGTGGCGTTCGCCTCGTCGCCGCTGCTTCTGGACCTCGCCGACCGCGTGGTGCTGGTCCACTCGGGCACGGTCGTGGCGGTCGGCGCGCACCGCGAACTGCTGCGGGACGAACCGCGGTACCGGGCGGTCGTCACCCGTGAGACCGACGCGGAGATCGCGACACCTGTTGTGCAGGACGGGCTCGCCGGGATCGGCGCGTCGAAGTCGGCCGAAACGATCGAGGAATTCGAGGAGAGGGCATGA